One segment of Clostridium ljungdahlii DSM 13528 DNA contains the following:
- a CDS encoding flavodoxin family protein → MSKKILGITAGRKNSNSEILLKEALLSCENQGADVTMINLRDYNIMDCTGCTSCTKAMSEGKYIGCVLDKKDDKKKINEVMLNADAVIFSSPTYDLITCATYLRFMTRNLSCETSFLETIGAIEHKARVSALIAVGGSTRSWQSMALESMQATMFTCDFKVVDMLLATRVPAPAQCLLDDKLIARAAKIGDNIMKAVNTPEEKRTWLGDEDMGWCPNCHSNALVLGEKQWDGTHYPVECQVCGAGGNLEKTEDGKWKFVIERDGLLKDRTTVAGRAKHLEEIKETQGGFFSDSEKRAVVNKKLEKYEKIQFKTI, encoded by the coding sequence ATGAGTAAAAAAATATTAGGCATTACAGCAGGGCGTAAAAATAGCAACAGTGAAATTTTATTAAAGGAAGCATTATTAAGTTGTGAAAATCAAGGCGCAGATGTAACTATGATAAACCTTAGAGATTATAATATTATGGATTGTACAGGATGTACTTCATGTACCAAAGCTATGTCTGAAGGTAAATATATTGGATGTGTTTTAGATAAGAAGGATGACAAGAAAAAAATCAATGAGGTAATGTTAAATGCTGATGCAGTTATTTTTTCTTCTCCAACTTATGATCTTATAACATGTGCTACTTATTTAAGATTTATGACAAGAAATTTAAGTTGTGAGACATCGTTCTTAGAAACAATAGGGGCTATTGAACACAAAGCTAGAGTTAGTGCACTAATTGCAGTTGGCGGTTCCACACGTTCATGGCAATCTATGGCACTTGAAAGTATGCAAGCAACTATGTTTACCTGTGATTTCAAAGTCGTTGATATGCTTCTTGCAACAAGGGTTCCAGCACCTGCACAGTGTTTGCTTGATGATAAACTTATTGCGCGTGCAGCTAAAATTGGAGATAATATTATGAAAGCTGTAAATACTCCAGAAGAAAAAAGAACATGGCTTGGTGATGAAGATATGGGGTGGTGTCCAAATTGTCATTCAAATGCATTGGTTCTTGGAGAAAAGCAGTGGGATGGAACTCATTACCCAGTTGAATGTCAGGTATGTGGAGCCGGTGGAAATTTAGAAAAAACTGAAGATGGAAAGTGGAAATTTGTAATTGAGAGGGATGGTTTGTTAAAGGACAGAACAACTGTAGCTGGCCGTGCAAAACACTTAGAAGAAATCAAGGAAACACAAGGTGGATTTTTCAGTGATTCAGAAAAAAGAGCAGTTGTAAATAAAAAACTAGAGAAATATGAAAAAATACAATTTAAAACTATATAA
- a CDS encoding DUF1097 domain-containing protein, with product MKKLKRGVFILAFCIALFPPIWAVLAPYVGVTTGAVALICAGLYVTNGNKASDAVKISFGFLMGDFWAAFALFIMNYLPFNKDINLFITLFILGGLGVIISALLERWVFCPALLCGWAIGLTILAPVGYGKLGTLPVQIGAAMLVGVWYVGVIVNKMQIKIENLFRRKSKDE from the coding sequence ATGAAAAAATTAAAACGAGGGGTATTTATATTAGCTTTTTGTATTGCGCTATTTCCGCCAATTTGGGCAGTGCTTGCACCATATGTAGGTGTTACAACTGGTGCAGTTGCACTTATTTGTGCAGGTTTGTATGTAACAAATGGAAATAAAGCTTCAGATGCTGTTAAAATTTCTTTTGGCTTTTTAATGGGAGATTTTTGGGCAGCATTTGCACTCTTTATTATGAATTATTTGCCTTTTAATAAAGATATAAATTTATTTATAACGCTTTTTATTTTAGGTGGACTTGGAGTGATAATTTCAGCATTGTTAGAAAGGTGGGTTTTTTGTCCAGCACTGCTTTGTGGATGGGCAATTGGTCTTACTATACTTGCACCAGTAGGATATGGAAAGTTAGGAACACTGCCAGTTCAGATAGGTGCAGCTATGCTTGTTGGAGTATGGTATGTTGGTGTTATTGTAAACAAAATGCAGATAAAAATAGAAAATTTATTTAGGAGGAAAAGTAAGGATGAGTAA
- a CDS encoding DAPG hydrolase family protein yields the protein MSSVITEEEKKLPYAKYYYMPLAEIPQEKLDIWNGPAADNRGALAIENRNLFLEEEVPGFQVGYCVAQNGTGYVANSTYMEGVTPEMFSWWFGWHSIGSDLRYKIWDKEDHYYARADKPEYVKDPKVPCSEKTWGVNHSILEDIGTGPDPLTLCFKKPGDLGYDMNKIGTKGCAAMVCAVGEGKAPAFMTHKCRKVDGGIILESRFWMGYGLNKEGKVVKLIPDGAAVPDIMPKMLFGHNIKEFSNLTAILPKVYSEEKDNW from the coding sequence ATGTCAAGTGTAATTACAGAGGAAGAGAAAAAATTACCTTATGCAAAATATTATTATATGCCGCTTGCTGAGATTCCACAGGAAAAGTTAGATATATGGAATGGTCCCGCAGCAGATAATAGAGGAGCTTTAGCTATAGAAAACCGTAACTTGTTTTTAGAGGAAGAGGTGCCTGGCTTTCAGGTTGGATACTGTGTAGCCCAAAATGGCACAGGTTATGTAGCTAATTCAACTTATATGGAAGGTGTTACACCTGAGATGTTTAGTTGGTGGTTTGGATGGCATTCAATAGGAAGTGATCTGCGTTATAAAATTTGGGATAAAGAGGATCATTATTATGCAAGAGCGGATAAACCTGAGTATGTAAAAGATCCTAAAGTACCTTGCAGCGAGAAAACTTGGGGAGTAAATCATAGTATTTTAGAGGACATTGGTACGGGACCAGATCCGCTGACACTTTGCTTTAAAAAACCAGGTGATTTAGGTTATGATATGAATAAAATTGGCACAAAAGGATGTGCTGCTATGGTATGTGCAGTAGGAGAGGGCAAGGCACCAGCTTTTATGACACATAAGTGTAGAAAAGTAGATGGTGGTATTATTCTTGAGTCAAGATTTTGGATGGGATATGGTCTTAATAAAGAAGGAAAAGTTGTTAAGTTAATTCCTGATGGAGCGGCTGTGCCGGATATAATGCCTAAAATGCTATTTGGACATAACATTAAAGAATTTTCTAATCTTACAGCAATTCTTCCCAAAGTATACTCAGAAGAAAAGGATAACTGGTAA